One segment of Rhipicephalus sanguineus isolate Rsan-2018 chromosome 6, BIME_Rsan_1.4, whole genome shotgun sequence DNA contains the following:
- the LOC119396364 gene encoding dolichyl-diphosphooligosaccharide--protein glycosyltransferase subunit 1: MWRLTFAASIVCVLFVGVFGNDVVSSSLVNTNVDRNVDLQSQLVKISTKITAENKGSTPVKHYHIALTGEEKHHLAFVGAGIATDKDSDLKITEVAVPAQKGFHHYRIELPTPLAPGKSVKLVVETTFTHLVTPHPTHITQAERQLALYQGNHYLLSPYVTESQVTRVSLPTPKLESYSKLKPVTHSDNLVTYGPYEQVKPYTEDKLTVHYENNNPFLTVTNLERAIEVSHWGVISVEEVIDLRHTGAILKGSFSRYEYQRDQNGVSSVKSFKTVLPASAMDVYYRDEIGNISTSHMRVLHDAVELDVRPRFPLFGGWKTHYILGYYVPTYEYLYNSGDQYALQMRFVDHIFDDSVIDKATVRIILPEGATDIKLRVPYQVKRLNDQRHYTYLDTIGRPVIVLEKTNLVEQHIQDFQVHYKFKKLLMLQEPLLVVVVLYLLFLLVVIYVRLDFTINKDPIYESKLQVSGLLEKVAATQDRRADLYARHDEALGKYKASKDSSGFQASLKKINAEHKTLTQTLADCLTRLKQESIEAAEPVNELQRLDKLLREQFQQHVAQLEKFMGGKMSKQQYLDTEASIQKKKEELAEKMHNITATL, translated from the exons ATGTGGCGTTTAACGTTCGCCGCGTCGATCGTGTGTGTATTGTTCGTCGGTGTGTTTGGTAACGATGTCGTTTCCTCGTCGCTGGTGAACACGAACGTTGATAGGAATGTGGACCTGCAGTCGCAACTCGTTAAGATTAGCACCAAAATCACGGCCGAAAATAAGGGTTCCACGCCGGTCAAACACTATCACATCGCCCTGACCGGCGAGGAGAAGCACCACTTGGCTTTCGTTGGCGCAGGG ATCGCCACTGACAAGGACAGCGATCTAAAGATCACGGAAGTCGCCGTGCCTGCCCAAAA GGGATTCCACCACTACCGCATCGAGCTGCCCACTCCCCTCGCTCCTGGCAAGTCGGTGAAGTTGGTGGTTGAAACAACCTTCACTCATCTGGTCACTCCCCACCCCACACACATCACCCAGGCCGAACGCCAGCTCGCACTCTACCAGGGTAACCACTACCTCTTGAGCCCCTACGTCACTGAGTCGCAGGTCACTCGGGTGAGCCTGCCCACCCCAAAGCTTGAGTCGTACTCGAAGCTCAAGCCGGTGACGCACTCCGACAACCTGGTTACCTATGGACCCTACGAGCAAGTCAAGCCTTACACTGAA GACAAGCTGACCGTGCACTACGAGAACAACAACCCGTTCCTCACTGTCACGAACCTCGAGAGGGCCATCGAAGTCTCGCACTGGGGCGTCATCTCTGTTGAGGAGGTCATCGACCTGCGCCACACCGGGGCCATCCTCAAGGGCTCCTTCTCCCGTTACGAGTACCAGAGGGACCAGAATGGAGTCTCTTCAGTCAAATCGTTCAAG ACCGTACTGCCAGCTTCGGCCATGGACGTCTACTACAGAGACGAAATTGGAAACATTTCAACGAGTCACATGAGGGTGCTGCATGACGCTGTGGAGCTGGATGTGCGCCCGAGGTTCCCACTGTTCGGTGGCTGGAAGACCCACTACATCCTCGGCTACTACGTCCCCACTTACGAGTACCTTTACAACTCGG GTGACCAGTATGCCTTGCAGATGCGATTCGTCGACCACATCTTCGATGACAGTGTCATAGACAAGGCGACTGTCAGGATTATCCTCCCAGAGGGCGCCAC GGATATCAAGCTTCGCGTGCCATATCAGGTCAAACGCCTGAACGACCAGCGTCACTACACGTACCTGGACACCATCGGCCGTCCCGTGATTGTCCTCGAAAAGACCAACCTCGTCGAGCAGCACATTCAAGACTTCCAG GTTCACTACAAGTTCAAGAAGCTACTCATGCTGCAGGAGCCCCTTCTCGTGGTCGTGGTTCTCTACTTGCTCTTCCTTCTCGTCGTCATCTATGTCAGGCTGGATTTCACCATCAACAAG GACCCCATTTACGAGAGCAAGCTGCAAGTGAGTGGCCTGCTGGAAAAGGTGGCCGCCACTCAGGATCGCCGTGCCGACCTGTACGCTCGGCACGACGAAGCTTTGGGCAAGTACAAGGCAAGCAAGGATTCCTCGGGTTTCCAGGCATCGCTCAAGAAGATCAACGCCGAGCACAAGACTCTGACGCAGACCCTGGCCGACTGCCTCACCAGGCTGAAGCAGGAGAGCATCGAGGCTGCCGAACCG GTGAACGAGCTGCAGCGATTGGACAAGCTGCTCCGGGAACAGTTCCAGCAGCACGTGGCTCAGCTCGAGAAGTTCATGGGCGGCAAGATGAGCAAGCAGCAGTACCTGGACACAGAGGCCAGCAttcagaagaagaaagaagagctgGCCGAGAAGATGCACAACATCACGGCCACACTCTAG